One Osmerus eperlanus chromosome 16, fOsmEpe2.1, whole genome shotgun sequence DNA segment encodes these proteins:
- the ackr4a gene encoding atypical chemokine receptor 4, with translation MDIPEGEDYEYHDNMSLFYHDNYSYEDYHTVCEKSDVRSFARIFLPVVYVFCLVVGVAGNAMVVAVYAYRKRLKTMTDVYLTHLAVADLFLLFTLPFWAANAVQGWDLGEALCKIVSASYTVNFTCCMLLLACISLDRYLALGRVQGRQQGVLGRALHRRHSGKVCVAVWAVALLLGLPELIFSTVKESTSRRMCLIVYPYIMAQELKACLEVVEVLLSFLLPLLVMVYCYYHVGQALRGLPEQSRGRKWKAVRVMLWVVGVFVVTQLPYNTVKVYRAMDSVYRLVTHCGASKALDRAAQLTESLALIHCCLNPVLYALLGSSFRQHVLKVAKMVGEKRKRRRGEAGQREEQAVDMSFNSHSASQETSTFSI, from the coding sequence ATGGATATTCCCGAGGGAGAGGACTACGAGTACCATGACAACATGAGCCTATTTTACCATGACAACTACAGCTACGAAGACTACCACACCGTATGCGAGAAGAGTGACGTGCGCTCCTTTGCCCGGATCTTCTTGCCTGTGGTCTACGTCTTCTgcctggtggtgggggtggctgGCAACGCCATGGTAGTGGCCGTTTATGCCTACCGCAAACGCCTGAAGACCATGACGGACGTATACCTCACCCACCTTGCAGTGGCCGACCTCTTTCTGCTCTTCACCCTTCCGTTCTGGGCCGCTAATGCTGTGCAGGGCTGGGATCTAGGCGAGGCTCTCTGTAAGATAGTCTCTGCCTCTTACACGGTCAACTTCACTTGCTGCATGCTGCTGCTAGCCTGTATTAGCCTCGACCGCTACTTAGCCCTGGGTCGAGTTCAGGGTAGACAGCAAGGAGTCCTGGGAAGGGCTCTCCACCGACGTCACAgcgggaaagtgtgtgtggcggTGTGGGCCGTGGCCCTGCTCTTAGGCCTGCCTGAATTGATCTTCTCCACAGTGAAAGAGTCCACCAGCAGGAGGATGTGTCTGATCGTGTACCCCTACATCATGGCTCAAGAACTCAAGGCTTGTCTGGAGGTTGTGGAGGTTCTCCTTAgcttcctgctgcctctcttGGTCATGGTATACTGCTACTATCATGTAGGGCAAGCGCTACGGGGTCTCCCTGAGCAGAGCAGGGGCAGGAAGTGGAAGGCTGTGCGGGTGATGCTATGGGTGGTGGGAGTGTTTGTGGTTACCCAGTTGCCCTACAATACAGTGAAGGTCTACCGTGCTATGGACTCCGTCTACAGGCTGGTGACCCACTGTGGGGCGAGCAAGGCTTTGGATCGTGCGGCTCAACTCACAGAGAGTTTGGCTCTGATCCACTGCTGTTTAAACCCAGTGCTTTACGCTCTGCTTGGGTCCTCTTTCCGTCAACACGTGCTGAAAGTTGCCAAGATGGttggagagaaaaggaagagaaggagaggagaggcaggtcaGAGAGAAGAGCAGGCAGTGGATATGTCCTTCAACTCTCATTCAGCCTCTCAGGAAACAAGCACTTTCTCAATATGA